The following proteins are encoded in a genomic region of Limosilactobacillus reuteri subsp. reuteri:
- the dtd gene encoding D-aminoacyl-tRNA deacylase produces the protein MRVVLQKVNHAAVSIDDEVVGKIGLGYFLLVGFAPDDTEEKLNYLVHKITNLRVFEDENGKMNKGLRDVNGAILSVSQFTLYADTKHGNRPGFSQAASPEIAEPLYDLFNQKLAATGIPVETGHFGAMMKIDLENDGPTTIIYER, from the coding sequence GTGCGAGTTGTTTTACAAAAAGTAAATCATGCAGCAGTTTCAATTGATGATGAAGTTGTTGGTAAAATTGGCCTTGGCTATTTTCTCTTAGTCGGTTTTGCTCCAGATGATACCGAAGAAAAGTTAAACTACTTAGTGCATAAAATTACTAATCTTCGTGTTTTTGAGGATGAAAACGGTAAGATGAATAAGGGGTTGCGGGACGTTAATGGTGCGATTTTATCAGTCTCCCAATTTACCCTTTATGCTGATACTAAGCATGGGAATCGTCCTGGTTTTTCACAGGCGGCTAGTCCTGAGATTGCTGAACCGTTATATGATCTTTTTAATCAAAAATTAGCTGCTACTGGTATTCCTGTTGAGACCGGACATTTTGGAGCAATGATGAAAATTGATTTGGAAAATGATGGTCCAACAACGATTATTTATGAACGCTAA
- a CDS encoding amino acid ABC transporter ATP-binding protein, producing the protein MPTKMIEIKNLQKKFKNNIVLKDISEHVDKGQVICVIGPSGAGKSTFLRCLNALEQPTSGQVLFEGQNLIGLSDKKLDQLREKMGMVFQSFNLFPNMTVLKNITIAPVKVKNINEKEAAKTAMELLEKVGLSDKAQQYPDQLSGGQKQRVAIARALEMSPEVMLFDEPTSALDPEMVDEVLKVMRDLAESGMTMVVVTHEMGFAREVADQIWFMADGYIQETGDPEEFFAHPTSPRAQDFLKKILKS; encoded by the coding sequence ATGCCCACTAAAATGATTGAAATTAAAAACTTACAGAAAAAATTCAAAAATAATATTGTCTTAAAAGATATTTCCGAACATGTTGATAAGGGCCAAGTAATTTGTGTGATCGGCCCTTCAGGAGCAGGTAAAAGTACTTTTCTCCGTTGCTTAAATGCACTCGAACAACCAACAAGCGGACAAGTTCTTTTTGAAGGACAGAATCTGATTGGCTTAAGTGATAAAAAACTCGATCAGTTGCGAGAAAAGATGGGAATGGTTTTTCAAAGTTTCAATCTTTTTCCTAATATGACAGTCCTTAAAAATATCACCATTGCACCAGTTAAAGTTAAAAATATCAATGAAAAAGAAGCAGCTAAAACTGCGATGGAACTACTAGAAAAAGTTGGTTTAAGCGATAAAGCTCAACAATATCCGGATCAACTGTCAGGAGGGCAAAAACAACGGGTTGCCATTGCCCGGGCCCTTGAGATGAGTCCGGAAGTAATGCTCTTTGACGAACCAACTAGTGCCCTTGATCCCGAAATGGTTGATGAGGTACTAAAAGTAATGCGCGATTTAGCTGAATCGGGAATGACAATGGTGGTTGTTACCCATGAGATGGGGTTTGCTCGTGAAGTAGCAGACCAAATCTGGTTTATGGCAGATGGGTATATTCAGGAAACTGGAGATCCAGAAGAATTTTTTGCCCACCCTACTAGCCCACGGGCACAAGACTTTTTGAAAAAGATTTTGAAATCATAA
- the aspS gene encoding aspartate--tRNA ligase produces the protein MKRTNYAGDTNEQQVGQEVVLKGWVAKRRNLGGLIFIDLWDREGIVQLVFNEKENPEAFEIANAVRNQYVLEVQGKVQLRAEKEINPDMKTGKVEVAVDEVKVLAKSETTPFDITDGVDASEDLRMKYRYLDLRRPEMMRNLKLRSKVASIVHNYYDNEGFMDVETPDLTRSTPEGARDYIVPSRVYPGHFYALPQSPQLFKQLLMAAGVDKYYQLARCFRDEDLRGDRQPEFTQIDTEMSFATPEDIQTVTEGLIKRVMKEIVGVDVKTPFPRMEWQEAMDKYGSDKPDTRFGMLIHDLSDIVKDSSFKVFANTVADGNYVRAIRVPGGADKYSRKDISKYEEYIKRFGAKGLAWVKVTADGYNGPVAKFLNDQVAQINEEMDAKEGDLILFVAGSFHVVSDSLGYLRRAIAEELDMIKPDQWNYLWVVNWPMFEYDEGFGKWIAAHHPFTMLNEEDLHYLEDGEDPHKAHAQSYDIILNGNEIGGGSIRIHDPKIQEKVLKALGYTKERAEARFGFLLKALTMGMPPEGGLAFGLDRWVMLLAQADSIRDVIPFPKNSKAVEPLTAAPGKVSEQQLDDLKIEFDEKIDYKLDQDPDEQ, from the coding sequence ATGAAGAGAACAAATTATGCTGGGGATACAAATGAACAGCAAGTTGGACAAGAAGTTGTCTTAAAGGGTTGGGTAGCTAAGCGTCGTAACCTAGGTGGACTTATCTTTATTGATTTATGGGATCGGGAAGGAATCGTTCAACTAGTATTTAACGAAAAAGAAAATCCAGAAGCATTTGAAATCGCAAATGCGGTTCGTAACCAATATGTTCTTGAGGTTCAAGGAAAAGTTCAGTTACGAGCAGAAAAAGAAATTAATCCGGATATGAAGACTGGTAAAGTCGAAGTAGCTGTTGATGAGGTTAAGGTATTAGCAAAGTCAGAAACAACGCCATTTGATATTACTGATGGTGTTGATGCTTCTGAAGACTTACGGATGAAGTACCGTTACCTTGATTTACGGCGACCAGAAATGATGCGTAATTTGAAGTTGCGGAGTAAGGTTGCTTCGATCGTGCACAATTACTATGATAATGAAGGGTTTATGGATGTTGAAACTCCTGATTTAACACGGTCAACACCAGAAGGAGCACGTGACTATATTGTTCCATCACGTGTTTATCCCGGTCATTTCTATGCTTTACCACAATCCCCACAATTATTTAAGCAATTGTTAATGGCAGCCGGAGTTGATAAATATTATCAATTGGCACGTTGTTTCCGGGATGAAGATCTTCGTGGTGACCGTCAACCAGAATTTACGCAAATCGATACTGAAATGAGTTTTGCAACTCCTGAAGATATCCAAACAGTTACAGAAGGTTTAATTAAGCGGGTAATGAAGGAAATCGTGGGAGTAGATGTTAAGACCCCATTTCCACGGATGGAATGGCAAGAAGCCATGGACAAGTATGGTTCCGATAAGCCTGATACTCGTTTCGGGATGTTGATTCATGACCTTTCTGATATTGTAAAGGACAGTTCATTTAAGGTCTTTGCTAATACTGTTGCTGATGGTAACTATGTTCGTGCAATTCGCGTTCCTGGTGGAGCAGATAAGTATTCTCGGAAAGATATTTCTAAGTATGAAGAATACATTAAGCGTTTTGGTGCAAAGGGCCTTGCATGGGTTAAAGTAACTGCTGATGGTTACAATGGTCCAGTTGCTAAGTTCTTAAATGATCAAGTTGCCCAAATCAATGAAGAAATGGATGCCAAAGAAGGGGACTTAATCCTCTTTGTTGCTGGCAGTTTCCACGTTGTATCAGATTCACTTGGCTACCTTCGTCGGGCAATCGCTGAAGAGTTAGATATGATTAAGCCTGACCAATGGAACTACTTATGGGTTGTCAATTGGCCAATGTTTGAATATGATGAAGGGTTTGGGAAGTGGATTGCCGCTCACCACCCATTCACAATGCTAAATGAAGAAGACTTACATTACCTTGAAGATGGGGAAGATCCTCATAAAGCTCATGCTCAAAGTTACGACATTATCTTAAATGGTAACGAGATCGGTGGAGGATCAATTCGTATCCACGATCCAAAGATTCAAGAAAAAGTTCTCAAGGCTCTTGGCTATACAAAGGAACGTGCAGAAGCGCGCTTCGGATTCTTGCTTAAGGCCTTAACAATGGGGATGCCACCTGAGGGAGGACTTGCCTTTGGTTTAGACCGGTGGGTTATGTTACTAGCTCAAGCTGATAGTATTCGGGATGTTATTCCATTCCCTAAGAACTCGAAGGCAGTTGAACCATTAACGGCAGCTCCAGGTAAAGTTAGTGAACAACAACTTGATGATCTTAAAATTGAATTTGATGAAAAGATTGATTATAAGCTCGATCAAGATCCAGACGAACAATAA
- a CDS encoding L-lactate dehydrogenase, whose protein sequence is MSKNHQKVVLVGDGAVGSSYAFAMAQQGIAEEFAIVDIIKERTEGDAMDLEDATAFTAPKNIYSADYDTCKDADLVVITAGAPQKPGETRLQLVDKNLKIIKSVVEPIVKSGFDGIFLVAANPVDILTYAVQKLSGFPKNKVVGSGTSLDSARLRVALGKKLHVDPRDVIANIMGEHGDSEFAAYSSATVGGKPLLDIAKDEGISEDELLKIEDDVRNKAYEIINRKGATFYGVATALMRISKAILRDENSVLPIGAPMNGEYGLNDLYIGTPAVVNASGVAKVIEVPLNDREKKAMADSAKQLEEVAKNGMAKLQGNN, encoded by the coding sequence ATGTCTAAGAATCATCAAAAAGTTGTTCTTGTTGGTGACGGTGCTGTCGGTTCAAGTTACGCCTTCGCAATGGCTCAACAAGGAATTGCTGAAGAATTTGCTATTGTTGATATTATCAAGGAACGGACTGAAGGGGACGCAATGGACCTTGAAGACGCTACTGCTTTCACCGCTCCTAAGAACATCTACTCAGCAGATTACGACACTTGCAAAGATGCTGATTTAGTAGTTATTACTGCCGGTGCTCCACAAAAGCCTGGTGAAACTCGTCTTCAATTAGTTGATAAGAACTTGAAGATCATTAAGTCCGTTGTAGAACCAATCGTTAAGTCTGGTTTTGACGGAATCTTCTTAGTTGCAGCTAACCCAGTTGACATCCTTACCTATGCTGTTCAAAAGCTTTCTGGCTTCCCTAAGAACAAGGTTGTTGGTTCAGGTACTTCACTTGATTCCGCACGTCTTCGGGTTGCTCTTGGTAAGAAGCTTCATGTTGACCCTCGTGATGTTATTGCTAACATTATGGGTGAACATGGTGATTCCGAATTTGCTGCTTACTCAAGTGCTACTGTTGGTGGCAAGCCATTACTTGACATCGCTAAGGATGAAGGTATTTCAGAAGATGAATTACTTAAGATTGAAGATGATGTTCGTAACAAAGCATACGAAATCATTAACCGCAAAGGTGCTACCTTCTATGGTGTTGCCACTGCTTTAATGCGGATTTCAAAGGCTATTCTTCGTGATGAAAATTCTGTTCTCCCTATCGGTGCCCCAATGAACGGTGAATACGGACTCAACGACCTTTACATCGGTACTCCAGCTGTTGTTAATGCTTCTGGTGTTGCAAAGGTTATTGAAGTTCCACTTAACGACCGTGAAAAGAAGGCTATGGCCGACTCTGCTAAGCAATTGGAAGAAGTTGCTAAGAACGGTATGGCAAAGTTACAAGGTAACAACTAA
- the prmA gene encoding 50S ribosomal protein L11 methyltransferase has translation MDWTAIKVITSSEAVEAVSYILTDMGAQGVQIEDAADFANLHEGKYGDHGEFIDPSSIPHRKNGAAVSGYFPQNVFVPELLPTIHQRVAKLREYGLNPGENDVSAATVDNQQWATVWQKYYHPLRVTDQLTIVPQWEEYQPADPKEKLIFLDPGMAFGTGTHPTTRLMLEALEKTIVGNEYVIDVGTGSGVLSIAAKHLGAGKVDAYDIDEVAVNSAKKNLALNPVAKDVKVGINSLLDGIHTKADLIVANILAEIIVPLIPQAYENLKPGGKFLVSGIIDDKAPLIRQKLQEQGFIIDDEQQMKDWHGMIAHKPTEVK, from the coding sequence ATGGATTGGACAGCAATAAAGGTAATAACTTCTAGTGAGGCTGTTGAAGCAGTTAGCTATATTTTGACGGATATGGGAGCACAAGGCGTTCAAATTGAAGATGCCGCTGATTTTGCAAACTTACATGAGGGAAAGTATGGGGACCACGGTGAATTTATTGATCCATCATCAATTCCGCACCGAAAAAATGGCGCAGCAGTATCTGGATATTTCCCCCAAAACGTATTTGTTCCTGAACTATTGCCAACTATCCATCAACGAGTAGCAAAATTAAGGGAGTACGGCTTGAATCCAGGAGAAAATGATGTTTCGGCAGCGACCGTCGATAATCAACAATGGGCAACAGTTTGGCAAAAGTATTATCACCCATTAAGAGTAACGGATCAGTTAACGATTGTTCCGCAATGGGAAGAATACCAGCCAGCAGATCCTAAAGAAAAATTAATCTTTCTTGATCCAGGAATGGCTTTTGGCACCGGAACTCACCCAACTACTCGTTTAATGCTTGAAGCCCTTGAAAAAACAATTGTTGGTAATGAATATGTAATCGATGTCGGGACAGGTTCTGGTGTTTTAAGTATTGCTGCCAAGCACTTAGGAGCAGGAAAAGTTGATGCTTATGATATTGACGAAGTAGCGGTCAACTCAGCAAAAAAGAATCTTGCACTAAATCCGGTCGCTAAAGACGTTAAGGTTGGTATAAATAGCCTGTTAGATGGAATCCATACCAAGGCAGATTTGATTGTGGCTAATATTCTTGCGGAAATCATCGTGCCTCTTATTCCTCAAGCATACGAAAATCTTAAACCGGGTGGCAAGTTCCTAGTTTCTGGAATCATTGATGATAAGGCTCCGTTGATTCGTCAAAAGTTGCAAGAGCAAGGATTCATAATTGATGATGAGCAGCAGATGAAGGACTGGCATGGAATGATTGCCCACAAGCCAACCGAGGTGAAATAA
- a CDS encoding RelA/SpoT family protein encodes MSKEKELTHEDVQKMVSSYMNEEHVALVEKAYHFAEVAHHDQRRKSGEPYIIHPIQVAGILANLHMDPETVCAGYLHDIVEDTGATLDDIKELFGPTIAMIVDGDTKLGKIRYKSNKEQMAATHRKLLLAMSKDIRVMIVKLADRLHNMRTLKHLRPDKQRRISNETLEIYAPIADRLGISTIKWELEDLSLRYLNPQQYYRIVHLMNSRRDQRVDYIDESIKLIKKAIADLDLGPNVEIYGRPKHIYSVYRKMVTQHKQFSQIYDLLAVRIVVDSIRDCYAALGAIHTNWKPMPGRFKDYIAMPKTNGYQSLHTTIIGPEGRPLEVQIRTHKMHEIAEYGVAAHWAYKEGKTNGIQQTQDSQKLNVVKEILELRSESQGTDEFMQGIQSDIFTDKVYAFTPKGDVIEMPKGSGPLDMAYQIHTEVGNHTTGAKVNGRIVPLDYEIKNGDIVDILTSSSSAGPSRDWFDLVSTRRARNKIRQFFRAHDREKNIEEGKQLLENELREAGYSPAELMTDEKCEEVAQESHYNSSDDMFAALGFGDLAPVGIRNRFTADIRQQVESDRQQAAEKAVLEDHQTLEKPNEREKQKQAKASSEGVIVEGVDNLLVRLSHCCSPIPGDAITGYITKGRGVSVHRDDCPNIKAARKNGERIVSVYWANPNGDRTNYNADLEVQGYNRNGLLNDVLRSVNNSTRFLNSVNGKVDHNKMVTISLIIGVRNLRQLQLIMDGLKNIPDVYVVKRIIR; translated from the coding sequence ATGTCAAAAGAAAAGGAATTGACACATGAAGATGTTCAAAAGATGGTTAGTTCTTATATGAATGAAGAACACGTTGCTTTAGTTGAAAAGGCATATCATTTTGCCGAGGTAGCTCACCATGACCAACGACGTAAATCTGGAGAACCGTATATTATTCATCCTATCCAAGTTGCGGGGATCCTTGCTAATCTTCATATGGATCCCGAAACAGTTTGTGCAGGATATTTACATGATATTGTAGAAGATACTGGCGCAACCTTAGATGATATTAAAGAACTCTTTGGACCAACCATTGCAATGATTGTTGATGGTGATACAAAGCTTGGTAAGATTCGTTACAAATCAAATAAAGAACAAATGGCTGCCACTCATCGTAAATTATTACTTGCAATGTCAAAGGATATTCGGGTAATGATTGTTAAGCTTGCGGACCGGCTTCATAATATGCGCACCCTTAAGCATTTGCGACCTGATAAGCAGCGCCGCATCTCAAATGAAACCCTTGAAATTTATGCTCCAATTGCAGATCGCTTGGGTATCAGTACTATTAAGTGGGAACTAGAAGACCTGTCATTACGGTACTTAAATCCGCAACAATATTACCGGATTGTCCATTTGATGAATTCACGGCGCGATCAGCGGGTTGACTATATTGATGAGTCAATTAAGTTAATAAAGAAGGCGATTGCGGATTTGGACTTAGGACCGAATGTTGAAATTTATGGCCGGCCTAAGCATATTTATTCTGTCTACCGTAAAATGGTTACTCAACATAAGCAATTTAGCCAAATCTATGACCTCCTCGCGGTTCGAATTGTCGTTGACTCAATTCGTGACTGTTATGCTGCTCTTGGAGCTATCCATACTAATTGGAAACCAATGCCTGGACGGTTTAAGGATTATATTGCAATGCCTAAGACTAACGGATACCAATCCTTGCATACAACAATTATTGGACCAGAAGGACGACCATTAGAAGTGCAGATACGGACTCACAAGATGCATGAAATTGCTGAATATGGGGTTGCTGCTCACTGGGCATATAAAGAAGGTAAGACTAATGGAATCCAACAAACTCAGGATAGTCAAAAGCTAAATGTCGTCAAAGAAATCCTTGAATTACGAAGTGAAAGTCAAGGCACAGATGAATTTATGCAGGGGATTCAGAGTGATATATTTACTGATAAGGTCTATGCATTTACCCCTAAAGGTGACGTAATTGAAATGCCTAAGGGATCTGGCCCACTTGATATGGCTTACCAAATTCATACTGAGGTTGGTAATCATACAACTGGAGCTAAAGTAAATGGACGGATTGTACCCCTTGATTATGAGATCAAAAATGGTGACATTGTTGATATTTTGACTTCATCATCATCAGCTGGTCCAAGTCGTGATTGGTTTGATTTGGTTTCAACACGGCGGGCTCGTAATAAGATTCGCCAATTCTTCCGTGCACACGATCGGGAAAAGAACATTGAAGAAGGAAAACAGCTTCTTGAAAATGAACTCCGTGAAGCAGGATACTCGCCAGCAGAATTGATGACTGATGAAAAATGTGAGGAAGTTGCTCAGGAGAGTCATTATAATAGTAGTGATGACATGTTTGCGGCTCTAGGATTTGGTGACTTGGCTCCCGTGGGTATTAGAAATCGTTTTACTGCTGATATCCGGCAACAAGTTGAAAGCGACCGCCAACAAGCAGCAGAAAAAGCTGTATTAGAAGATCATCAGACTCTTGAAAAGCCGAATGAACGTGAAAAGCAAAAACAGGCTAAGGCATCGAGCGAGGGCGTAATTGTTGAAGGAGTTGACAATCTTCTTGTTCGTTTAAGTCATTGCTGTAGTCCAATCCCTGGAGATGCTATTACTGGCTACATTACCAAGGGACGAGGAGTGTCAGTTCACCGGGATGATTGCCCGAATATTAAAGCCGCCCGTAAGAATGGCGAACGAATTGTTAGTGTATATTGGGCAAATCCTAATGGCGACAGAACAAACTACAATGCTGACTTGGAAGTTCAGGGATACAATCGAAATGGCTTATTAAATGATGTTTTACGTTCAGTAAATAACAGTACGCGCTTCTTAAATTCAGTTAACGGAAAAGTTGACCACAATAAGATGGTGACAATTAGTTTGATTATCGGAGTGCGTAATTTACGGCAGTTACAACTGATCATGGATGGCTTAAAGAACATTCCAGATGTTTACGTTGTCAAAAGAATTATTCGATAG
- a CDS encoding 16S rRNA (uracil(1498)-N(3))-methyltransferase, with the protein MQRYFVNATPADEVTLPPEAAHHLLKVMRAEVGTTVELVLADHCVYLATLSATEPTATLKINQKLDADSELPVSVTLACGLPKTKEKPELIVQKATELGADKIVFFDAARSISHWQGNKQKRKIERLQKIAESAAEQSHRNKIPQVEYSANLDQLLANYPATERIVAWEESAKQGETSALAQQFNALKPGDSILAVFGPEGGLSENEIAKMNEAGVVAAGLGPRILRTETAPLYFMAAISYAMELS; encoded by the coding sequence ATGCAACGCTATTTTGTTAATGCAACTCCAGCCGATGAAGTAACATTACCGCCTGAAGCAGCCCACCACTTGTTAAAGGTAATGCGCGCAGAGGTTGGCACAACTGTTGAACTTGTGTTAGCCGACCATTGTGTTTACCTTGCAACTCTTAGCGCTACAGAACCAACGGCAACATTAAAAATCAATCAAAAGTTAGATGCTGATAGTGAATTACCAGTTTCAGTGACACTTGCCTGCGGACTTCCAAAGACTAAAGAGAAACCAGAATTAATTGTTCAAAAGGCAACTGAATTGGGGGCAGACAAAATTGTCTTCTTCGATGCGGCTCGCTCCATTAGTCACTGGCAGGGGAATAAGCAGAAACGAAAGATCGAACGTCTGCAAAAGATAGCTGAATCAGCAGCGGAACAATCCCATCGAAATAAGATTCCCCAGGTTGAATACAGTGCTAATCTTGATCAATTATTAGCCAATTATCCCGCTACTGAACGGATAGTTGCTTGGGAAGAATCAGCTAAACAGGGAGAAACAAGTGCTTTAGCGCAACAATTTAATGCCCTTAAACCAGGAGACTCGATCCTTGCTGTTTTTGGCCCAGAAGGTGGGTTGTCGGAAAATGAAATTGCTAAAATGAATGAAGCTGGCGTGGTAGCAGCTGGTTTAGGACCACGAATTCTGCGGACTGAAACAGCGCCATTATATTTCATGGCAGCTATTTCATATGCAATGGAATTGTCATAA
- a CDS encoding fructosamine kinase family protein, producing the protein MESPNTAWFKRLPLKNLTSVKPVSGGDINLAYQATTTDGNRYFIKVQPNHSQDYFNHEINGLKAIGKVINTPTPLYHGEIDGNAYLILNWLDETWGNQADLGLAVAKMHQQHNDEFGFMDNHQTKALVKNNSWNSSWLDFYINQRLESEVKVASQRGRWNKWRQEHYQQMVNKFTDYYQHYEVIPSLLHGDLWAGNFLFAGDHKPYLIDPDALFGDREFDLAMTTVFGGFDNSFYQAYSSVFPFDDQLDERLSWYRFYYLCMHLILFGESYGGAVDQILSQY; encoded by the coding sequence TTGGAAAGTCCAAACACAGCATGGTTTAAGCGCCTTCCATTAAAAAATCTCACTTCTGTTAAACCAGTCAGTGGTGGTGATATTAATTTAGCATATCAAGCCACAACTACTGATGGAAATAGGTACTTTATAAAGGTTCAACCTAACCATTCACAAGATTATTTTAATCATGAAATTAATGGTCTCAAAGCTATCGGTAAGGTCATTAATACCCCGACCCCACTTTACCATGGTGAAATTGACGGGAATGCCTATTTAATTTTAAACTGGCTCGATGAGACTTGGGGTAATCAAGCTGACCTGGGATTAGCCGTTGCCAAAATGCACCAACAGCATAATGATGAATTCGGCTTTATGGACAATCATCAAACCAAGGCCCTCGTAAAAAACAATTCTTGGAACTCAAGCTGGCTTGATTTTTATATTAATCAGCGACTAGAGTCAGAAGTAAAAGTGGCAAGCCAACGCGGACGATGGAATAAATGGCGGCAAGAACATTACCAACAAATGGTTAATAAATTTACTGATTACTACCAACACTATGAAGTTATCCCTAGTCTTCTTCATGGTGATTTATGGGCCGGCAACTTCTTATTTGCTGGCGATCATAAACCATACTTAATCGATCCAGATGCATTATTTGGGGATCGTGAATTTGATTTAGCCATGACAACTGTTTTTGGCGGTTTTGATAATAGTTTTTACCAGGCATATAGCAGCGTCTTTCCATTTGATGATCAGCTAGATGAACGTCTTTCATGGTATCGCTTCTATTACCTATGCATGCATTTAATCTTATTTGGCGAAAGCTATGGTGGCGCAGTCGATCAAATTTTAAGTCAATACTAA
- the tnpA gene encoding IS200/IS605 family transposase, with amino-acid sequence MANKLNSLAHTKWLCKYHIVFIPKYRRKAIFNQYRRDLRDYIRLLCKYKGVEIIEGHMMPDHVHLLVSIPPKLSVSQFMGYLKGKSALMMFDRHANLKYKYGNRHFWAEGYYVSTVGLNESTIKKYIRDQEKHDIAMDKLTSVEYSDPFKGK; translated from the coding sequence ATGGCTAATAAATTAAATAGCTTAGCCCATACGAAGTGGTTATGTAAGTATCACATCGTATTCATACCAAAGTATAGACGTAAAGCGATCTTCAATCAATACCGAAGAGACCTGAGAGATTATATTCGTTTGTTGTGCAAATATAAGGGAGTAGAAATAATTGAAGGTCATATGATGCCAGATCATGTGCACTTGTTAGTAAGTATTCCGCCGAAACTAAGTGTCTCGCAGTTTATGGGATACTTAAAAGGGAAAAGTGCATTAATGATGTTTGATCGACATGCAAACTTAAAATACAAATATGGGAACCGACATTTTTGGGCTGAAGGCTACTATGTGAGTACAGTTGGATTAAATGAATCCACGATAAAGAAGTATATCCGAGATCAAGAGAAACATGATATAGCAATGGATAAGCTAACAAGTGTGGAATATTCGGACCCTTTTAAGGGTAAGTGA